A single Leptospira barantonii DNA region contains:
- a CDS encoding aminoglycoside phosphotransferase family protein: MSSNSPLTERDLKFLEYSGKLPQKIAPITLEASDRKYFRVFYPDETLILCKDVRFQHDFVEIADFLGHEQFAVPEILKKDLIHFLILMSDGGDQDLTSVTDDVEYREWLVKSIELLVRLQKTRPIPPVSSREFDLEKLCFESNFTYSNYLKFQKEFDLKTQLRSEMKIFIEECSGFLAEYPVKVFCHRDFHGRNLLINSEKEICMIDFQDARMGTPFYDLSSILYDAYRPIPFAMRQGLYQLFLKLSDHDFPKSKECYYIQCLQRSYKALGSYFYLVADKKMDKYRESVLSALDNLLEIVQAGLFPDQLYVFFHLLKEELLENYSFMKGIKR; this comes from the coding sequence ATGAGTTCTAATTCTCCCCTTACCGAACGAGACTTAAAGTTTTTGGAATATTCCGGAAAACTTCCGCAGAAGATCGCGCCGATCACGCTCGAAGCTTCGGATCGAAAATACTTTCGGGTCTTTTATCCCGATGAAACCTTGATCCTTTGTAAGGACGTTCGTTTCCAACACGACTTCGTGGAGATCGCGGATTTTCTCGGTCACGAACAATTTGCGGTTCCCGAAATTCTCAAGAAGGATCTCATTCATTTTTTGATTTTGATGAGCGACGGAGGCGATCAGGATCTGACTTCCGTAACCGACGACGTGGAATACAGGGAATGGCTCGTAAAATCCATAGAACTTTTGGTGCGACTTCAAAAAACACGTCCGATTCCTCCGGTGAGTTCGAGGGAATTCGACCTGGAAAAGCTTTGTTTCGAAAGCAATTTCACATATTCAAATTATCTAAAATTCCAAAAGGAATTCGATCTAAAAACACAACTCAGAAGCGAGATGAAAATCTTTATCGAGGAATGTTCCGGCTTTCTCGCGGAATATCCCGTGAAGGTTTTTTGTCACAGGGACTTTCACGGAAGAAATCTTCTCATCAATTCCGAAAAAGAAATCTGTATGATCGATTTTCAGGACGCGAGAATGGGAACTCCGTTTTACGATCTTTCGAGCATTCTTTACGACGCATATAGACCGATTCCTTTCGCGATGAGACAGGGACTCTATCAGCTTTTTCTAAAGTTGAGCGATCATGATTTTCCGAAATCCAAGGAATGTTATTACATCCAATGTCTTCAACGATCGTATAAGGCGCTCGGTTCTTATTTTTATCTCGTTGCGGATAAGAAAATGGATAAATATCGGGAAAGCGTATTGAGCGCACTCGACAATCTTTTGGAAATCGTACAAGCAGGATTGTTTCCCGATCAACTTTACGTTTTCTTTCATCTATTGAAGGAAGAACTTCTGGAGAATTATTCCTTCATGAAAGGAATCAAACGATGA
- a CDS encoding hybrid sensor histidine kinase/response regulator, with translation MESKSTSVLVIDDESEIRTALERVISREGYRVFLAKDYDSAIDIIRSQNVDVVISDIVMNGKNGIEVAKEIRKINENIPVILMTGNPDLTTAEEAVRNRAFDYISKPIRRTNILEVLEKAKTEKETRDKHTESLIKSETENTKLAQRAKDLYLQNYNILNATSDCVITLDQDMKFSGMNQAALNAFGYMEEEIIGKHFGILIPPGLENLYMDKVAQLLKRKARKQIARINRSDLKSKNGEVRTYDISICYYDIEGQTYYTGIARDITSKLLISEKLIDAERRAFLSTLASSIGHEINNSLTAIQGHIEIAKMADSTEQIRQKAITITWGQLIKLKTLTNNLLQLGKPGESLRKSSEPINLNDSVESVIDVFQKTSRLKHCVIHFQPEPSPVLIQSNQDQLSLLLSNIMLNSADATGNRGNIKISVYIRNHHPIVAILDDGIGMNEEIIQKIYQPYFTTKGIGKGTGLGMFVAKEIADQYGIRIEIESEPNSGTEFRLVFPDKV, from the coding sequence ATGGAATCAAAGTCCACATCAGTACTCGTTATCGACGACGAATCCGAAATTCGTACGGCTTTGGAAAGGGTCATTTCCAGAGAAGGGTATCGCGTATTTTTGGCGAAGGACTACGATTCCGCGATCGATATCATACGCAGTCAGAACGTGGACGTGGTCATCTCCGATATCGTAATGAACGGTAAAAACGGAATCGAGGTCGCTAAGGAAATCCGCAAGATCAACGAGAACATTCCCGTGATTCTCATGACCGGCAACCCGGATCTGACCACCGCCGAAGAAGCGGTTCGCAACAGAGCCTTCGATTATATCTCCAAACCCATCCGAAGAACGAACATCCTCGAAGTCTTGGAAAAGGCGAAAACCGAAAAGGAAACCAGGGACAAACACACAGAGTCCCTGATCAAATCGGAAACGGAAAATACGAAACTCGCACAAAGGGCCAAGGATCTTTATTTACAAAATTATAATATTCTCAATGCGACAAGCGATTGTGTGATCACTCTCGATCAGGATATGAAGTTTTCCGGCATGAACCAAGCCGCCCTCAACGCTTTCGGTTATATGGAAGAAGAGATCATCGGAAAACATTTCGGCATTCTGATTCCTCCCGGTTTGGAAAATCTCTACATGGATAAGGTGGCCCAACTTTTAAAACGAAAGGCCAGAAAACAAATCGCGAGAATCAACCGTTCCGATCTCAAAAGCAAAAACGGAGAAGTCAGAACCTACGACATCTCCATTTGTTATTACGACATCGAAGGTCAGACATACTACACCGGAATCGCAAGGGACATCACGAGCAAACTTCTGATCTCCGAAAAACTCATAGACGCGGAACGCCGCGCGTTTTTGTCCACGCTCGCTTCGAGTATAGGACACGAGATCAATAATTCCTTAACCGCAATTCAAGGCCATATCGAAATCGCGAAGATGGCGGATTCCACGGAACAGATCCGTCAAAAGGCGATCACGATCACCTGGGGTCAGTTGATTAAGTTAAAAACTCTCACGAACAATCTTTTACAACTGGGAAAACCGGGCGAAAGTTTGCGGAAATCATCGGAGCCGATCAATCTAAACGATTCGGTGGAGAGCGTGATCGACGTGTTTCAAAAAACTTCCAGACTCAAACACTGCGTAATCCACTTTCAACCGGAACCCTCTCCCGTGTTGATCCAATCCAATCAGGATCAACTTTCGCTTTTACTTTCCAATATCATGTTGAATTCGGCGGACGCGACCGGCAACCGAGGAAACATTAAGATTTCCGTATATATTAGAAATCATCATCCGATCGTAGCGATCCTGGACGACGGAATCGGAATGAACGAAGAAATCATTCAGAAAATCTATCAACCCTATTTCACCACAAAAGGAATCGGAAAGGGAACCGGACTCGGAATGTTCGTAGCCAAGGAAATTGCGGATCAATACGGAATCAGAATCGAGATCGAATCGGAACCGAACTCGGGAACCGAGTTCCGTTTGGTTTTCCCGGACAAGGTATAA
- a CDS encoding PAS domain S-box protein, with the protein MPDSLLSVLNSFFYPVKEGILALDTETETIVYVNPTLENLLGYTVEELQGKTLSFILPSPTHPREALTFKRNEPLKVYWQLRHKNGERKLVNFTVNTSNFLGKDVFLFYFTDRSEIQQTELRLYYMQSILRTLRLLRQNLRYLTSESSVFQKLCDTLKENPHYFLVWAFFFKDGELQVLGQRDMNPELKQKIHTFISSNVPFPMRNLMNTKDNFIIHEFGNGIYPEWESIFADHKFRRSLAIGIREKENLLGGIEILSLEGMAFDSGENFLYEEIISDVHSSLQNAKTERTRIENSKKLQFQGALLNSIEVPLISTDDEGYITYGNRSLERILGVYKEDFVDLPIGEFLNLTPDILDRLSREEFRTEIKMKIFPDVEAPMLLASSRIRDEYGNAIGTILLLLDITEQKKNEELIRSSEIKLRNLFSAMNNGIVILTPDGIILEVAPILKFLLFQILNVNPGEDFFSLFVRSVSDEIRDGIKNCLSSQRAVFLDLSIQFIEDEESFFSIKILPLKKYREEGEAVMLIFSDVTQTKLLDKQLYETARFASIGELAAGIAHEVNNPLQASLLYLEDLIETEESDPAERLKIYKRIEAASLRIRDLIKSLLDLGRTVTREKELVSPYYILLRACELIEVSCKKNGIELKRIASPDLPKIRVAWQEIEQVLINCLVNAINAISEMETKPALPKISITARKEFHLNRDSILFTIADNGPGMTKDVLEKAFLPLYTTRRGKQGTGLGLAISQRIISEHSGTISLDSSPGNGTRVLIRLPI; encoded by the coding sequence TTTTATCCGGTTAAGGAAGGGATTCTCGCCCTCGACACGGAAACCGAAACGATCGTATATGTAAATCCGACCTTGGAAAATCTTCTCGGTTATACCGTCGAAGAACTGCAAGGCAAAACCTTAAGTTTTATTCTTCCCAGTCCCACACATCCGAGAGAAGCTCTTACATTCAAACGCAACGAACCTCTCAAAGTCTATTGGCAACTCCGTCACAAAAACGGGGAAAGAAAACTCGTAAACTTCACTGTCAACACTTCCAACTTTTTAGGAAAGGACGTGTTTCTATTTTATTTTACGGACCGATCCGAGATTCAACAAACGGAACTTAGGCTTTACTATATGCAAAGTATCTTAAGAACCCTTCGGCTCTTGAGACAAAACCTAAGATATCTCACTTCGGAAAGTTCCGTATTTCAAAAACTCTGCGACACGTTGAAGGAAAATCCGCATTACTTCCTGGTCTGGGCGTTCTTCTTTAAGGACGGGGAACTTCAAGTGCTCGGACAAAGGGACATGAACCCCGAGTTAAAACAGAAAATTCATACATTCATTTCTTCGAATGTTCCGTTCCCGATGAGAAATCTCATGAACACGAAGGACAACTTCATCATCCACGAATTCGGAAACGGAATTTATCCGGAATGGGAATCCATATTCGCGGATCATAAATTCAGAAGAAGTCTCGCGATCGGAATCCGTGAAAAGGAAAATCTCCTGGGTGGAATAGAAATTCTTTCCTTGGAAGGAATGGCTTTCGATTCGGGGGAGAATTTTTTGTACGAGGAAATCATCTCCGACGTTCACAGCTCTCTTCAAAACGCCAAAACGGAAAGAACCAGAATCGAAAACTCGAAAAAACTCCAATTCCAAGGAGCGCTTCTCAACTCGATCGAAGTTCCTTTGATTTCCACGGACGACGAGGGTTATATCACGTATGGAAACCGAAGCCTCGAAAGAATATTAGGAGTTTATAAAGAAGATTTCGTGGATCTTCCGATCGGAGAATTTCTAAACCTTACACCGGACATCTTAGACAGACTTTCCAGGGAAGAATTCAGAACCGAAATCAAGATGAAAATATTTCCGGACGTGGAAGCTCCTATGTTGCTCGCTTCTTCCAGAATCCGGGACGAATACGGAAACGCGATCGGAACGATTCTACTTCTACTCGATATCACCGAACAAAAGAAAAACGAGGAACTGATCCGTTCCTCCGAAATCAAACTCAGAAACCTTTTTTCCGCGATGAACAACGGAATCGTAATTCTTACTCCGGACGGAATCATCCTCGAAGTCGCGCCGATTCTCAAATTTCTTTTATTCCAAATTTTGAATGTAAATCCAGGAGAAGATTTCTTTTCCCTTTTTGTAAGAAGTGTATCCGACGAGATCAGGGACGGAATCAAAAACTGTCTTTCGTCGCAACGCGCGGTATTTTTGGATCTTTCGATTCAGTTTATCGAAGACGAAGAGAGTTTCTTTTCGATCAAAATTCTTCCCTTAAAAAAATACAGGGAAGAAGGCGAAGCGGTAATGCTCATCTTCTCGGACGTCACACAAACGAAACTTTTGGACAAACAACTCTATGAAACCGCGAGGTTCGCGTCCATCGGTGAACTTGCGGCGGGGATCGCGCACGAGGTGAACAATCCGTTACAGGCAAGTCTTTTGTATCTCGAAGATCTGATCGAAACGGAAGAATCCGATCCCGCGGAAAGATTAAAGATTTATAAACGAATCGAAGCCGCGAGTCTTAGAATTCGAGACTTAATCAAATCGCTTTTGGATTTGGGAAGAACCGTCACGAGAGAAAAAGAACTCGTATCGCCTTATTACATTCTCCTTAGAGCCTGCGAGTTGATCGAAGTTTCCTGCAAAAAAAACGGAATCGAATTAAAACGAATCGCAAGCCCCGATCTTCCGAAAATCAGAGTGGCTTGGCAGGAAATCGAACAAGTCCTGATCAATTGTCTGGTCAACGCGATCAACGCAATATCCGAAATGGAAACAAAACCCGCGCTTCCCAAAATTTCGATCACGGCTCGGAAAGAATTTCATTTGAATCGGGATTCGATTCTGTTTACGATTGCAGATAACGGACCCGGAATGACGAAGGACGTGCTCGAAAAAGCCTTTCTTCCCCTTTATACGACTCGAAGAGGAAAACAAGGCACAGGCTTGGGTCTTGCGATTTCTCAAAGAATTATTTCCGAGCACAGCGGAACGATCTCCCTGGATTCTTCCCCCGGAAACGGGACTAGGGTTTTGATTCGCCTTCCTATATAG